attttgatttttcttaatttcCATCTGCTATTCGATATCCATCTTTAAGTCCTCCGACTAATATAATTTTGCATCAGATAAAGCGCTTCATACAAAAGCGCCAAGAAACTTTGACTTTGTGTGTCATTGAAGGTAATGGTCAATTGttccaaaataacaaaaaacttagaaaaaaaaaattcactaatTTAttgcatcttttttttttctcctcatCTAGCATAAACATGATATGGAGATGGAGATTCAAGAGATGCTATCTTTTTTTGTTGCTTTAAATCTTTATAAAACTTGTTAATAAACTCTTCTGCATCTTTATCAACTTGTGAATTATAATTTTCCTCTGAATCTTTTAATGGAAATGGTGAATCAGTAACTCTTAATTTCCTCACATTatttggactttttccaaatccAAGTAATGCCAAAGGTGAAGCAGccatagtagtagtagtagtagtaccAGCAGCATCATAAGTTGTACTTGTagtatttaaaatttcaaatactttttgTACAACAGCAATTTCCTCTGATTTATACGTACGATTTCGCCTACGTATATTGTTAGCGAAATACAGGGGAAATACAGGGCTATTACTGCAGCTGAATTCGTATTCACGACGTGTAATGAATGACATTGCAACGTCGTTGTTGTTCGATTTACAAGTGAATGAAGTTGAAGAATAGTGTGGAGGATGTAACATGAGGTTGCTTATAGCCTTACCAgctattttacctttttttaacATGTCTTGAAGGGCAAATTGTATGTCAACAATGACTTTGCTCTTTAACATGCCTTTTCTCAACATGTAGAGCATAATTCTCACTATGTTACATAGTTTTTTCGCAACGATTTGAGGTGTACTAGGCTCGATTTCCATATTATATATGTGAGACAAAATTTGTCTGACTGTGAAATCGACTAGTCAAGAGGAAGAGATTCTAATAATGGAGGTGGGCAAAAGAATAAATTGAAGGTAAGATTATGTTTGTGGATGAAACACTGTGAAATCGAATGGGAAGGAGAGAGATGTGTTTGTTAGGTTGTGAAGAGAGAAAAGGattaaagaggtgtatatataggACTGTAAAATGAAGGTGAGAGGCctcaataaatattatttttattttatttggagaaaaacaaattattattattgcacTCTCTTTCAATGATAGTGACTGggtacaataatatatttttttaaaaaagagagaaaaagatggTAAACTGATTAAATTAAATCAGTCCAAGATATGTTGTAAGTTCTCCAGAATTTTGGGTATCTTCCTACCCTCTTCATCCCTTTTGgggaaacaaaaaaaagtattGAGGAATAGTATTTTTGATCCATAAAGtgttgatatattttatttttcgttCTTGTGATATATTGGACTAAATATATTGgtaggtcaattcatctcaaaaATATGTTGAACAGATAGACATACACGTTCAACATGACATATACAAATCAGCTGCATCTCAGGTGAATCGTCACGTAGGACGCATGTGTCTATTTTTTCAAcgttatacaagtttaagtatcTAGAGGGTATAAATGTCAGCTAAGACCAAATTAAATGACACGTTTATGTATTATATCTTGACTATTTATAGAACTATATAATTACTATCAAATATGAAATGACAATACAAATTTAACATAAGACATGAATAGTTAAGCGGTAAAGTGGTTAACAATTACGATAAAATTGTGAATATTTATTAGCAAAGAAATCAAAAAAGGGCACACAATGCAATTAATTGCAAGACTTGATGTGCTTGAAATGAAAAAAGTTTGATGTGCTTAATCATATATTATAGAGAAAATTGTGAATATTCATAAGCAAACGAACTAAAAGTGCACAATGCAATTAATAATTGGAAGGGTTTGATGTGCTTTGAAACACAAAAAAGTTCAATGTGTTGAATCGTATATTATGAGgactaaaattataattaataataattgaagGATCAAAGGTGTTATTAATCCGATTTTTTATTAGAATGTAAATAATGTACTATCTTTTTTTCCTCTGATTTTCTTGGCTTTATGTATGCCATAAAGAAAGTATGTTTAATTTTTTGTGTAAAATGTTTTTTTACTGAAAAGGACTTAGCATAGTTGATTTTGGAGAAATAAAAAGATGTGACCAATGATGGAAACACCCATCTAATAATTCAAGTGTTTACGTCAAAATCATAAACGTATGATCAGAATTGATACAAAAACAGAGTGAATCTACTAATTCTTGGCTCTAATCATATATGTGTTACAAAATCAACTAAATAAGtacaaataataaatttcaaatcaaaGAACGATTATGGAAAATTCAGAACACAATCAAATTCGTAATGTGTAAATCCCAAATTCAATTCTAAGCCTAACATATTCAGCACATATtacactttattttttttcactaaaAATAGTCATATATCACATATTCTCACCTTATTAGAGTATTTAATAACGGTaagttattattatttgatataaatatttggTGTGGATTATTTTTACCCAGACACAAAACCACACAAATATAGACATTTTTTTTTGCCTCTCTAATTGGAGAACATTCATTATTCATGTGTGAAATTGTGGTGGAAACTTCTTTaattggattatttttttgtaacattaattatttgaaagttacTTAAATTATATTACTAGAAGCTGTCTTCCAGCTTCAAGGATATTTTAAATAAtgcctaaaaaataaaaaaataaatagtatatgAGTTGAACAAATGATTAGTATAGAGGGAGCTTGGATTTCAATGATTGAAGTAAGTAATtgtgtcaaatattttttatttaaaagtaaattagCTTTAAATTTCTCATTAGTGACATACATCTAGAACCAGATAAATAACATGACCTATGCatgacaataatttttttaaaataaaaaataaattgtgtttagtcaaatatcatcacataaattaaaatgggaGAGAAATTAAATCGAAACTTGCACCTAGATATAagaaattaaatcatcattttctcattttatttgtcGAGAAATAATACAGGTTGTTGGAAAATATGATTTAgaatgttttctttttttaattaagaaattattattaatatggATTGTGGTGGAATGGTTGAGATCCCTTCATAATTTACTTTAAATTAAAAGTTTTGAATTCGAGCTtttgagaatgaaaaaaaatattgttgaaaGCATTACTCCTAAATATAGACTCTGTAATATGTA
This sequence is a window from Solanum dulcamara chromosome 10, daSolDulc1.2, whole genome shotgun sequence. Protein-coding genes within it:
- the LOC129870563 gene encoding uncharacterized protein LOC129870563, yielding MEIEPSTPQIVAKKLCNIVRIMLYMLRKGMLKSKVIVDIQFALQDMLKKGKIAGKAISNLMLHPPHYSSTSFTCKSNNNDVAMSFITRREYEFSCSNSPVFPLYFANNIRRRNRTYKSEEIAVVQKVFEILNTTSTTYDAAGTTTTTTMAASPLALLGFGKSPNNVRKLRVTDSPFPLKDSEENYNSQVDKDAEEFINKFYKDLKQQKKIASLESPSPYHVYAR